A genome region from Jeongeupia sp. HS-3 includes the following:
- the priB gene encoding primosomal replication protein N has protein sequence MPDRNKTVLGGTLIELPPLRYTPAGIPVQHCVISHESSQQENGIPRQVIMEVEAVAVGTVGLAMNKIANGQQLKVRGFFAATSQRQRRRLVLHINEFELLN, from the coding sequence GTGCCCGATCGCAACAAGACGGTTCTGGGTGGAACCCTGATCGAATTGCCTCCGTTGCGCTACACCCCTGCCGGCATTCCGGTTCAACACTGTGTCATCAGTCATGAATCCAGCCAGCAGGAGAACGGCATACCACGCCAGGTCATTATGGAAGTGGAAGCCGTGGCAGTAGGCACGGTCGGTCTGGCGATGAATAAAATCGCCAATGGCCAGCAACTCAAGGTTCGCGGTTTTTTTGCCGCAACCAGTCAGCGACAACGCCGGCGTCTTGTTCTGCACATCAACGAATTTGAATTGCTGAATTGA
- the rplI gene encoding 50S ribosomal protein L9 encodes MQIILLEKVANLGGLGDVVKVKDGYARNFLIPQGKAKRANDANLAEFEARRAELEARQAEILVDAQARAAQLEGAVVTIGQKAGVDGRLFGSVTTADIADAFTSNGIAVKKAEVRLPQGPFKAIGEYDIALALHHDVVVEVKVVVVGEQ; translated from the coding sequence ATGCAAATCATTCTGCTCGAAAAAGTCGCAAATCTCGGTGGCCTCGGTGACGTGGTCAAGGTCAAGGACGGTTACGCACGTAACTTCCTGATCCCGCAAGGCAAAGCCAAGCGCGCCAATGACGCCAACCTGGCCGAATTCGAAGCACGCCGCGCTGAACTCGAAGCACGTCAAGCCGAAATCCTGGTTGACGCACAAGCACGTGCCGCCCAACTGGAAGGCGCCGTTGTCACCATCGGCCAAAAGGCCGGTGTTGATGGCCGTCTGTTCGGTTCGGTCACCACCGCCGACATCGCCGATGCGTTCACCAGCAATGGTATCGCGGTGAAGAAGGCTGAAGTTCGCCTGCCGCAAGGCCCGTTCAAGGCCATCGGCGAATACGACATCGCCCTCGCTCTGCACCACGACGTGGTTGTTGAAGTGAAGGTGGTCGTGGTTGGCGAGCAATAA
- the rpsR gene encoding 30S ribosomal protein S18, translating to MSRHLFKRKKFCRFTTEGIKHIDYKDIAILKDFIAENGKIIPARITGTKAKYQRQLSTAIKRARLLSLLPFTDLH from the coding sequence ATGTCCCGTCATCTGTTTAAGCGGAAAAAATTCTGCCGCTTCACCACCGAAGGCATCAAGCATATCGACTACAAAGATATCGCTATCCTGAAGGATTTCATTGCTGAAAACGGCAAGATCATCCCGGCCCGCATTACCGGCACCAAAGCCAAGTACCAGCGTCAACTGTCGACCGCCATCAAGCGCGCTCGCCTGCTGTCCCTGCTGCCATTCACCGATCTGCACTAA